In Frondihabitans sp. PAMC 28766, the following proteins share a genomic window:
- a CDS encoding glucose 1-dehydrogenase yields the protein MLLVGKTIIVTGGNSGIGEAIVIAAAREGANIVIDYVAHPEATTSLIERIEKEGGKAVGVDADVSKAEGLHRMVQTAVDSFGRLDVIVNNAGIETRTGILDTTEEDFEKVMAVNLKSAFFGTQFAAKQFIAQKTAGLVINISSVHEDWPMPGNIAYCVSKGGTRMLTRTAGVELGPHGIRVVNVAPGAVDTPINTSTTSDPAKLKQLDAAIPVGRLAEPDDIAEMVVFLASGKSSYMTATTVFIDGGIMQGSVGL from the coding sequence ATGCTTTTAGTCGGTAAGACCATCATCGTGACCGGCGGGAATTCCGGGATTGGCGAGGCGATCGTGATCGCTGCCGCTCGGGAGGGCGCGAACATTGTGATCGACTATGTCGCACACCCGGAGGCGACGACGTCTCTGATCGAGCGGATCGAGAAGGAGGGCGGTAAGGCCGTTGGCGTTGACGCGGATGTCAGCAAGGCCGAGGGCCTGCACCGGATGGTGCAGACGGCGGTCGACTCGTTCGGCCGACTCGACGTGATCGTGAACAACGCCGGAATCGAGACCCGAACGGGGATCCTTGACACGACCGAGGAGGACTTCGAGAAGGTCATGGCGGTCAACCTGAAGAGCGCGTTCTTCGGCACCCAGTTCGCAGCGAAGCAGTTCATCGCCCAGAAGACAGCCGGGCTCGTGATCAACATCTCCAGCGTGCACGAGGACTGGCCGATGCCCGGCAACATCGCGTACTGCGTCTCCAAGGGCGGCACGCGGATGTTGACCCGGACCGCGGGCGTGGAACTCGGGCCGCACGGCATCCGCGTCGTCAACGTCGCACCCGGCGCGGTGGACACTCCGATCAACACCTCGACCACGTCGGATCCTGCGAAGTTGAAGCAGCTCGATGCGGCGATCCCGGTGGGTCGTCTTGCGGAGCCGGATGACATTGCGGAGATGGTGGTGTTTTTGGCGTCGGGGAAGTCGTCGTACATGACCGCGACGACGGTGTTCATCGATGGCGGCATCATGCAGGGCAGCGTCGGCCTGTAA
- a CDS encoding MIP/aquaporin family protein — MFVGVSAICFDFGSASPIRALPISERLLLTGLIFAGTGSLIAISPLGRRSGAHLNPVVTLAFWTQRKVHWHDLLGYLVSQFAGAIAGTLAAHALWRNQAVSVSDGLTTPAAGVPDVLAVAVEAGMTACLLLAIFFMTSHHRTARFTPLLLWLLITVLVWQLAPVTGTSMNPARSLGPALIARNLGRYWIYVLGPLLGAATAAALFSLARHTEVLTTKLFHDPRYHSTMGTSLPTGRHHPRSGPAPTRAL; from the coding sequence TTGTTCGTCGGTGTCTCAGCCATCTGCTTCGACTTCGGCTCCGCCTCACCCATACGGGCCCTGCCGATATCAGAGAGGCTGCTGCTGACCGGGCTGATCTTCGCCGGGACCGGTAGCCTCATAGCGATCAGCCCGCTCGGGCGGCGCTCCGGCGCACACCTGAACCCGGTCGTCACCCTGGCCTTCTGGACGCAACGAAAAGTCCACTGGCATGATCTTCTCGGCTACCTCGTGTCCCAGTTCGCCGGCGCGATCGCCGGCACCCTCGCCGCCCACGCACTGTGGCGGAACCAAGCAGTCAGCGTCTCCGACGGGCTCACCACACCCGCGGCGGGTGTCCCTGATGTTCTCGCTGTCGCCGTGGAGGCCGGGATGACCGCCTGCCTGCTGCTGGCAATCTTCTTCATGACCAGCCACCACCGCACCGCACGGTTCACACCCCTGCTCCTCTGGCTACTCATCACGGTGTTGGTCTGGCAGCTTGCACCCGTGACCGGAACCAGCATGAACCCGGCCCGCAGCCTCGGCCCGGCACTCATCGCGCGAAACCTAGGCCGCTACTGGATCTACGTCCTCGGGCCCCTCCTCGGCGCAGCCACCGCCGCCGCCCTGTTCTCCCTCGCCCGCCACACCGAAGTCCTCACCACGAAACTGTTCCACGACCCGAGGTACCACTCCACCATGGGCACCTCCCTCCCCACAGGCAGACACCACCCACGGAGCGGGCCCGCCCCGACCCGGGCGCTTTAG